DNA from Phocoena phocoena chromosome 1, mPhoPho1.1, whole genome shotgun sequence:
TCTATTAAAGGCTTTATTAGACCCGATAGTAAAGAAACTTATTTACTTTGGCGTTTCCAAACTTTTCTCGGCCATGAATTCCTTGTTATAGTAAAATTTATCAGCATCtcaaaatagtatttattaaacTATGGAAAACCCTACACATATAAAGGACATAATAACCAATTCAAATATAATTCCATACGGTTTTCCAACATAGGGCATCATGCACTCAGCAATACTTATTGATTCTCTAAATATACACACGGCCCTGGGTCTGCTAGGCCCTGAGTTAAGGGTGAGCAAAGGAGGTAACATCCACAGCTCAGTGGAGAAGAGAAGTGTTAATCCAATAACTACACAGACTGTGACAAGTGCTACAAGGAGGGTCTGAAGGCAGAAAATAGGGGTTTTAGACCAGCAATTAGGGTCAGGAAGCCTTTTCTTAAAGTGTAACCTTAGCCAAGACTTATAGGATAGGAGTTATCAAGGAGAAGGGAGATGGGAAAAGGCTCAGGGCAGAGAACAGCGAGTGCAAAGGCAGGTGATAGCAGGAAGCACAGGGTGTGAGAGGAGAAGCAGAGAGCAAACTGAGTGGtgggaaatgaggctggagaCACAGGTGGGCCAGGCCACGCAGGACCTAGTAGGCCACAGCAGGGAATCTGATCTTCACCCTAAGAACGTGGGAAGCAACTGGAGTGTTCTAAGAGACGAAGAACACCTAGAGTGGATATGGGTAAAGTCAGAAGGCTACTGATAGAAGATAGGAGATTTGGATAAGAGTGGTAGTTGTGATGGAGAGAAAACGGGCAGATTAGAAAGAGATTTAGGAAGCAAAAACCGACAGGATTTGGAATCTCCTTGGGTATATATAGGGAAGAGAAAGGGTGGACAGGTCAGTAGTGGATCTTCTGTTATGTATCCTTCCTTACTTTATAGTGCATAATCTCAAAAGCATGACTCACATCCAGAAGTCCAAATTATGGTTGCATTctgtattaataataattttaaaatgtaaaccatTAGCATTCTTAAGAGAATAATACATCAGGTTTTattgtcacttactagctgtgtgatcttggacaagttatttcacttttagaagcctctatttctttatttataaagcagGAACAATAATAGTCTGACATCACACACTTGTAATATatgacaaaatacagaaaaagattaGGAGAGTCCCTGGTATACTGTGAGCCCTCACCTGGTacctattgttattattttaaatattactgcTGAATAAAttccacaattaaaaagaaatcaccaaCAGTATTTTAAAGGTGgttatacatacatttttctacaataaacagGTTAGTTTTTTTATCAGGAAAAATTATTATACATACTTAAGTGTGTAATAGTTTTTTATCCCTCTTTCAGCTTGATGATTCACTTTAATTCAGTTCTATTATTTGAGCAATTACGCTGTACCAAGCATTGTGCCAGCACTGGGGGTACAGAAGCGAAGATCGACTGTCAAGCAGCTCACTGATTCCTGCTTTCTGTCACCTTCCTAATCGTCTGTTTTATGTTATTAGAACCATAGAAATAGGGAGACATACTATACCTAAAAGTGGTGGCCCCAGCAGGACAGGACAGCATTCCACAATGGTCACCAATCCCACAGCACTGGAGAACCTCTGGGGTCCAACAAGGTCCATCAGCGTTTCAAACAATACTGAGCTGAGCCACCCAAATGCAAATCCGAAGAATCCCGCATAGACACAGAATCCTATATAGCTAGAGGACAAAGGTGCTGCCAGATGACAAACTCCATTTGCAATAATAGAAGCAGCAAAAAAATACTGAACTCGAGGTCTTATCCACTTTGTGTTGGCTACAAGTCCCATAGAAGGTCTGGCTACCATGTCAACAAAAGCcagaatggaaagaaggaaggcagacTTCTCACTAGAGTAATGCTGACTCTTGCCATAATTACTAAGAAAGACCAAAGGTGTAAATAGTCCAAAAAACATGAGCACATTTCCAGACAGGTAGAGCAAAAAGCCTCTGTGCTTGAACAGGGATAAGTCCAGGAATTTATTAAGTGTTTGGAAGActgatcttttctcttttttcggATTTCCTCCAATGAGATCTGTATTTGCATCACTTGCCCCCTTTTTTGCGTCGGATTTTCCAGCTTCCTGAAGGGATTCTTTAGACTTATATCTCCCTACAGTGGTTGGCTTAGGCCCGATTGGTCTCATCAGAGCTCCAGCCACACAGCAGTTTAATAGCAAGCCCCCAAGAATTAGGAAGCTTCCTCTCCAGCCATAGATACCAAAGAAAGCCTGATTAAGGGGGGCCAGGGTAGAGAGGAACACAGGACTGCCTGCCATGGCCAGTCCATTTGCCAACGGTCGCCTCTTGTAGAAATACTTGCCAATCATGGTTAAAGCTGGATTCAAGTTGAAGGCAAGCCCAAGACCTGGGGAGAGGGGGTGAAAAAAGAATCACATACTCCAATAAATGTCAGAAACATATTTGGCATTACTTAACCAGACAAAGAAATTAAGAggtatataattcaaaaagatataaataaatggaaagatattctgtgctcatggatttgaagaattaacattgtcaaAATGTCCTTATTACCTAAAGCAACCTACatgttcagtgcaatccctatcaaaatcccaaggacatttttcacagaaatagaacaaaaaattctaaaatttacatggaactacaaaagacccaatGTTCatgacagcattatttacagttgccaagatatggaagcaacctaagtatccaccaacagaagaatgaataaagaagatgtggagatatatattatatatatatatataaaaaattccccccaatggaatactactcagccataaaaaaggaataaaatatgccatttggaacaacatggatggacttggagggtattatgctaagtgaaataagataaGTTAGAGAGAGAGTAatgcaaatactgtatgttaccaattatatgtggaatctaaaaaataaaacaaactagcaaatataatagaaaacagactcagagagaacaaattggtggttaacagtggagagggggaagggggtgaggggtAAGATTGTGGTAGGGAATTAGGAGGTacaaagtattatatataaaataagctacaaggatctactgtaccacacagagaatatagccaatattttataataactataaatggaatataacctttaaaaattgtgaatcactgtgctacacacctgaaacttaatactgtaaaccaactatacctcaataaacaataaaatgaaaaataaacttaaaaaaaaagatataagtaaTGGAAAGTACAACACAATATTGTATAGCGGTTTAAAGTGTGAGCTCTAAAGCCAGGCTATGTGGACTAGCCAGAGTAATtcggcaagaaaaagaaagaaaaggcatccaaattggaaaggaagtaaaactgtcactgtttgtagactGTCATGATTTTatgtatagaaaaccctgaagactccaccaagaaattattagaaataataaacaaatacaataaaattgcAGCATACAAAAGCAGTATAAGtcaaaatctgttgcatttctatatgctaacaatgagCTATCAGAAattaacaatcccatttatcctaagaaaaagaataagatatctaggaataaatttaaccacgGAGGTTAAAGACTTGCAccctgaaaaccataaaacactgttcaaagaaattgaagacacaaatcaatggaaagatatcttgtgctcatagattggaaggatcaacattgtcaaaatgtccttattacctaaagcaatctacaagttcaacataatccctatcaaaatcccaaggacattattcacagaaatagaacaaaaaattctaaaatttatatggaaccacaaaagaccccgaatagccaaagcaatcctgagaaaaacgaacaaagctggaggtagcACACTCCCTgctttcaaactatactacaaagccataataatcaaaacagcattgtAGTGGCAGAGAAATAGATACatagatctatggaacagaattgagagcccagaaataaacccatgcatacatGCACAATTAATTTACAGCAGAGGAACAAAGAACATATAGTAAGAAAGGATAGTCTcctcagtaaatggtgttgggaaaaccagAGAGCcaatgccaaaaaaaaacaaaaaacaaaaaacctagaccactatctcacaccaaacacaaaaatttattcaaaatggattaaagacttgaatataagatctgaaaccataaaattcctagaagaaaatgcaGGCGGTAtggtcttagcaatatatttCTAGATATGTCTCCTCCTCAGgcaaagaaaaccaaagcaaaaataaacaaatgggattacatcaaattgcttctgcatagcaaaggaagtggatcaataaaatgaaaagagaacctactgaatgggagaagtcATTTGCAAATGCTGTATCTGATAAGGagtaatgtccaaaatatataaagaactcatacaggggcttccctggtggcgcagtggttgagagtccgcctgccgatgcagaggacacgggttcgtgccccagtctgggaagaccccacatgccacggagctgctgggcccgtgagccatggctgctgggcctgcacgtccggagcctgtgctccgtgacgggagaggccgcggcagtgagaggcctgcgtaccgcaaaaaaagaactcatacaattcaacaacaacaacaaaaaaaccaattataaaatgggcagagttgggacttccctgtcagtccagtggttaagactcaaagcttccactgcaggaggcatgggttcgatccctggttagggatctaagatcccgcatgctgtgagGAGtagccaaaacaacaaaaaaaaggcagagcagttgaacagacatttttccaaagaagacatacatatggccaacaggcacatgcaaagatattcaacatcactaattattagggaaatgcaaatcaaaaccacaatgagatcacctcatacctgtcagaatggctattaccaaaaagaagaaatgacaactgttggcgaggatgtggagaaaagggaacactcatacgctgttggtgggaataaactggtacagccactgtggaacacagtatggagattcctaaaaaaattaagactTGTACAACCGTATGATCCAGGTATCCCGCTTCtgtgtatttacccaaagaatacaaaagaacacttaatttgaaaagataacgGCACCCAcccatgttcatcacagcattatctacaatagccaagatatggaaacaacttaagtgcccatcaacgATCGAATGGATAAAGATCattgatgtgtatatatatatatatatatatatgtatatatatatatacacacacacatacccccctcacacacacacacacataatgaaatactactcagtcataaaagatGAAATGTTGCTATTTCTGACAACGTGGATGgagcttgagggcattatgccaagtaaaataagtcagatgaagaaagacaaataccataatgatttcattcatatgtggaatacaaaaccaacaaacaaaaacaaaataaatgaacaaaccaaaccaaacaattacgtagatatagagaacagagaaGTGGTCACTAGAGAAAAAGGGGCAGAGGACAAAATGAGTAAGGGGATCAACTGTgtggtgaaaaaataaataaataaataaaaccagactATGTAGGTTCAAATCTCATCGTCATCACTTATTGGCTGTGTAATGTCAGACACGTTGCCCTCCTGTGACTGTTTCATGGTATGTAAAACAGGCGCACAGCACTGCTGTGACTAAAGAACttagtgtctggcatgtagtaagcactcaataaatgttagtagttatttttataattgttatttatattatttgaagGTGATTAACTGTCAAATCTGGCAAGTCACGTGAAGGATCATTATAAGCAAAGAATGTAATTAAGGAGACTGTTATCaaatagagttttaaaaacagtttttaaaatagaatatgcaAGACAAAATTATTCCTTTTACAACAGCACCAAAAACTTTAGTGTGCAATTTATAATGGCTAAATTGTATAACTTTCCTGAAGGGCCAGAGAATTAAAACCAACACACAAAGTTTTTGTataattaaacacaacattgccAAGATGTCAATACTCCCCAAATGTAAGTGCTAACTTGACGTGATTCCAATGACAATATCAGTGCATTTCATTTTGGAGATGAGGTAAAATGATTCTAAAACATACTAGAGAACACATGGGAGTCAACCAGAAAATTTTGGGTGATGCAGGATGGGACTAAACAGAACAGATATTtaaaatggacttttaaaaagcTACAATCAATAGAATAGTGTGACTCTGACTCAGGAATAGGTAAACACTGAACGAAGAAAGTGGACAGAAAGTCCAGCAatatacctaaaatatatataaacatttaatgtacgataaaagtaatattttaaattactgcaACAAGaattactcaataaatggtgctagtaTAAGTAAATATTCAAATAACTTGGAGATGCTCTTCCCTGGCCCCTGCTTGCTCCCTACCATTTATGTCTAAGCTATTCACAGAGACTTAAACCAGTAAACCAGACTAGGTCACTCCCCTATTGCAAACCTGCTGTTGGCTTTCTGTCCATAACCTTTACCCTGACCTTACCTCCCAGATCTCATACCAGACCATTCTCACCTGTGCTAACAAGCATGCTGCTGATTTAGGGCCTATGTTCCCCTAGATTTTCACAAAGCTAGTTCCCTGCTGTTACTCTATTAAGGTCATCTCTTCAGCAAGGTCTTTGTATAGAATTTATCACTCcctgatttttcttatttatttctgagtAGCAGTGTCTGCCTCTTCCCATGAAACAGCACGACTTTGCTGGACTTGTTGCCCTATGCCCACAGCATGTAGACAGTGCCCGACATACATATGGTTGTTGTTCATGATATGCTCTTAAGTGACAAAAACTGGTTACAAAATACTTTATGTAACCGTATCCCTTTTTGTTCTGAAAAAAGTTATGTTTGTGTATAGAAAAAAGTTGGgaaggatatatatacataaaaatgttaGTAGTCAAAGTCTCTGGACTGTGAAGTCATACATAATCTTTATCATACTCATCAGCAGTTCATTATCTTAATTTGGCTATTAAAATAAGGgggaaaggacttccctggtggcacaggggttaagaatctgcctgccaacagagggaacgtgggttcgagcccttcctggtctgggaagatcccacatgccactgagcaactaagcccgtgcaccacaactactgagcctgcgctcttagagcccgcgagccacaactactgaagcccgtgcacctagagcccgtgctctgcaacaagagaagccaccgcaacgagaaacccgcgctccgcaatgaagagtagcccgcgctctgcaacaagagaagccaccacaatgagaagcccgcgcaccgcaacaaagaatagctgccgctcgccacaactacagaaaggctatgtgcagcaataaagacctaacacagccataaacaaacaaataaataaatttttttttttttttttaaaaagagagtgagACAGAGATAGTAACCAATGACCGCCCTTGCAATGACTGCCAGACACATTTTATCTACAAATCACTGACTATTCTTAGGACAAGGGATACAATCATTTCtttcaattcatttattcaacaatgtACACCTACTGTATGAcagcaatttctttttaaaacttgattttcTATTGCTCTTAAGTTAACAGGTTGTCAAAATGATAATTTCTATAAGGAGGGACTTTCACTCAAAAGATCTGAAAGACCAATGCAGGTGAATACCAAATAGCCAGCAATATATTAATGCTTGAAAATGAATCAACTCACCTCCAATGACTCCGACACACAAGTAAAGTTCCTGCACAGTGTTACAGAAGGAAGCTGCGATCAAGCCACAGCCTGACAAGCAGCCGCCAACAATCATGATTGGACGACTGCCATATTTATTCACCAGGATACTGCTGATAGGACCTAAGAGATAATCAAAAATTTAGTGGTACACAAGGCATTGATGGCACTAAACGACAAGTCCTTCCAAATAAGCAGATACAACAAAAGGCAATGGTAAGAATATTgttatctataattatttcataatCATAGGTATGTGTGCTGGAAAATAAAGATGCTAGAAGAATCATTAATTGTGTATCTTCTCTATCTTGAAATCTTGGATGGaattttactaaaatataaaagactCTAGTCTTTCCTTAATCTTTCTCTTATAAGGCATAATAGGCTGAAAGCCTTGGTAACAGACATTCATAGGCTTCTTGATTTATCTAGGATATGATCAACACATATTTAGTGAGTTTGCTCTATATTAATTTTTGGGATAGGCAGACTGATGAGAGATTTTAAGAGTATTCTTTACACATCATCATAAGTGtagtttgtgtcatattttttaaaaagaagaaaaaacaaaggcaaaatacataattttttccccaagttcAGTAGTTTTGCAATTAGGAcatctaaatttaaaacaaaacaaaacaaaactgttccCATTTACACCTAGATATCTCAGGTATTGAATTGAATGGAATGTCTTCTAGGGTTAACCAGGTTCTGTGCCTATACTACTGTTTTGTGAcagcaaaactataaaaaaatgtttgtagAAGATTGTCAGATAATGATCAAAACATTCTCAGGTTTAACAACATAAACCAGATTAAATCTCCTCAGCTAAAGAGATGCATACcaaaaaatcagtttttctttaatGTGAGAGAAGAAACCAAACAAAAGTGTAGTGTTAAAAGGATcacaaataaaaagattttatgcATCAgttttcaaatacaaaaaaatcaaatggccTCTCCTTACTTGCTACAAATAGGTATAAACTGTAATTCcccttttccaaaattttaagtCTTAATTATGAGTCTTATCTAAAGCAAACAATGTTTTAAGAGCTGTAACACAACTCTTAGACTAACAATATTTGCTGATTACAAACGAATGACATTTGACATTctctgaatttcatttatttataatacttATGTCCCTACTTCATGGCTCTGGACTCTGGAGATGACAACTTTGTTTACATGACACCATAACATGTCTGCCTTGTTAAGGCAGATGACTGCAAATAAGAAAGGGTCACTGCAATGCATCAGTAGGGAAGGGGACACAAGAAGAACTAATATTTGAACTTGCAGCTAGTGAGAACCAAGTTTTGAATCCAGCCCATTTTCTCCccattacatatgtatttttggAACTACAGTTCCaaagttataaagcagaagacaCACAAATCAAGTTTCTCTTCTATTAGCACAGTAAATTCTGactttattctatttattctatACTTAGCTCCCTAGAAGACagtaagtctatttttaaaaacagacacagaatgCACATATTCAGAATATACTACTGATCATATgttgacatattttatttctataaacacTATGAAAAATTCTGCATTACTCATATTCTAGTGCTACTATATTCAGAGTTGCAGTATGGTACACTATGATCAAAAGGACAGGCTCTGGCCCCAAGGAACCCAATTTCAAATTATGGTACGTATATTCAAACTGtggtatgtacacatacatataataaaCATGCAAGAAGGAATGAAAGCTTTTGATATCCTAGTATTTTGGAGGACCAATTCTCTCTAAGGGGCTGGTCAAGAAATggctgcggggcttccctggtggcgcagtggttgggagtccgcctgctgatgcaggggacgcgggttcgtgccccggtccgggaagatctcacatgccgccgagcggctgggcccgtgagccatggccgctgcgcctgtgcgtccggagcctgtgctccgcaatgggagaggccacagcagtgagaggcccgtgtaccgcaaaaaaaaaaaaaaaaaaaaaagaaatggctgcGGGAGAGACTTCAGGCTCAACCAAGGATGTGTATAAACAAGTTCTCATTGAACTTCTAAGTCACTTCATGAAAATATTAGGCCACAGCTgctttagaaataatttgaatttacAGCTTGTGTatgatgaaagaattaaatactGAAAGAATATTCATGAAATATGTCCATATAAATTAGGCAttaaacagatttttgtatagtCAGAAttacaaagataaaaaaataccGCCACACTGTTGACTCTGTGAAGTAGAAGTTAATGCTGTAAAGTCTACAGTATTTTAAGTTCTAAACTAGGAACGTTACAATGACATTACTGTGGAACTGAAAATATGTGActttatactttcattttttaaaattaatttttattggagtatagttgctttacagtactgtacagcaaagtgaatcagctctacgtatacatatatcccctcttttttggatttcctccccatttaggtcatcacagagcaccgagtagagtgagttccctgtgccatacagtaggttctcattagttatctattttatacatagtttcaatagtgtatatatgtcaatcccaatctcccaattcctccgcCCCCCTCCTACTTTTCtttggttgagagtccacctgccgatgcaggggacaagggtttggtccgggaaaatcccacatgctgcggagcggctaaggtccgtgagccatggccgctgagcctgtgcatccagagactgtgctccacaacaagagaggccacaacagtgagaggcccgcgtaccgcaaaaaaaaaaaaaaaaaaaaaaaaaaaaaaaaaaaaaacgaaaaccaAGAGTAAGTAACTAAGAtcttctcctttaaaaatatactttaacaaGTATCAGTATGTATCTGTGAATCAAAGcacatggagggagggagggagggaggaaggaaaacttaACCCTAAACCACTCACAACTCAAAACATATTATTGGTGAGGGTGTGGCCGAAATGTACAAGTTAAAGAATTAAGGcagttttaaatataattcttaTGGGGTCATACCACCTAagagccaaacaaaacaaaataacccaTTTAGTAAAAATTATGCCACAAGGCTCTTGATATGCAATTTATCTTTCAGAGTTATTTCAGGAAGAATGGCCCCAATTAGCTATCATTAAAAATAGAGAGGGGTACAGTTTGTAGGCCTATTATAACACAAATTCAGAGAAATGTGCTAGTTATCTCTGGGTGAGGACAAAGAAGGAACTGTTTTCCCAAAAGAAAGTGTCATGTGCAATTAGCACAACTGACATCACTTACTTCTGATGCAAAATGCAAGCGGCTCTCAAGCTCTTGCTCTGAATTGCAGCATGTGAACTTCTTGTTTGTAATCAGCTTAAAGGTACACTGAGCACCTGGAGTACCTCTGGATAATATTTACGCCAATTTCTTCAAG
Protein-coding regions in this window:
- the LOC136119230 gene encoding monocarboxylate transporter 1, with product MPPAVGGPVGYTPPDGGWGWAVVVGAFISIGFSYAFPKSITVFFKEIEGIFNATTSEVSWISSIMLAVMYGGGPISSILVNKYGSRPIMIVGGCLSGCGLIAASFCNTVQELYLCVGVIGGLGLAFNLNPALTMIGKYFYKRRPLANGLAMAGSPVFLSTLAPLNQAFFGIYGWRGSFLILGGLLLNCCVAGALMRPIGPKPTTVGRYKSKESLQEAGKSDAKKGASDANTDLIGGNPKKEKRSVFQTLNKFLDLSLFKHRGFLLYLSGNVLMFFGLFTPLVFLSNYGKSQHYSSEKSAFLLSILAFVDMVARPSMGLVANTKWIRPRVQYFFAASIIANGVCHLAAPLSSSYIGFCVYAGFFGFAFGWLSSVLFETLMDLVGPQRFSSAVGLVTIVECCPVLLGPPLLGRLNDIYGDYKYTYWACGIILIVAGIYLFIGMGINYRFLAKEQKAEQQQKKESKEEETSIDVAEKPKEVTDAAESLEPKGIEGGPKEEESPV